In one window of Arachis ipaensis cultivar K30076 chromosome B06, Araip1.1, whole genome shotgun sequence DNA:
- the LOC110264149 gene encoding uncharacterized protein LOC110264149, with product MFFIVNEVTNIISYILHGVQGMPMTFFPTEDMQVVGLDLAAAAYIFNNVLDQDELLVPNPHCAVTRGALRTLEPGKLIVDDVLILLASMLTQSSSRVQWFLPTTLTVSFVLCLSLYLCRIMFNRKFIRCVF from the exons ATGTTTTTCATCGTTAATGAAGTAACTAACATAATTAGCTACATCCTTCACGGTGTGCAGGGCATGCCGATGACTTTTTTCCCGACCGAGGACATGCAAGTCGTTGGGCTTGACTTGGCAGCTGCTGCATATATCTTTAACAACGTCCTGGACCAAGA TGAGCTGCTTGTTCCTAACCCTCACTGTGCCGTCACACGTGGGGCATTGAGGACCCTTGAGCCTGGAAAGCTCATTGTGGACGAC GTTCTGATACTGCTGGCCTCAATGCTTACTCAAAGCTCGAGCAGAGTTCAATGGTTCTTGCCAACAACCCTCACGGTTAGTTTTGTACTTTGTCTCTCTCTATACTTATGTAGGATAATGTTCAACAGGAAATTTATCAGATGTGTGTTCTAG